One genomic segment of Roseovarius carneus includes these proteins:
- a CDS encoding hydroxypyruvate isomerase family protein yields the protein MPRFCANLSMLFQELPLLERFAAAAHAGFEAVEVLFPYDDPTPLIQRALISSGLPLALINTPPPNWTGGNRGFAAVPGSEDRFRHDFKRTLRYADVLRPRFIHIMAGAASGTDALDAFTNNLTWAAAEAPNQRLTIEPINTDDMPGYFLNDYTQAAEILDRVAAPNLHMQFDAYHAHKITGDMLTTWRTHAHRIAHIQIASPNGRHEPDRSPVDYPNFFNTLDDSGYADFVSAEYIPRTTTTEGLGWMI from the coding sequence ATGCCCCGCTTCTGCGCCAACCTGTCGATGCTCTTTCAGGAGCTGCCATTGCTTGAGCGTTTCGCCGCCGCCGCACACGCAGGCTTTGAGGCGGTCGAAGTGCTCTTTCCCTATGACGACCCCACCCCCCTCATTCAGCGCGCCCTCATCTCATCCGGCTTGCCGCTCGCGCTGATCAACACACCCCCGCCCAATTGGACCGGCGGCAACCGTGGCTTCGCCGCCGTGCCGGGGTCCGAAGACCGCTTCCGCCATGATTTCAAACGCACCCTGCGCTACGCAGACGTCCTCAGGCCGCGTTTCATCCACATCATGGCAGGCGCCGCGTCAGGCACCGACGCACTGGACGCATTCACCAACAACCTCACATGGGCCGCAGCCGAGGCTCCAAACCAACGCCTTACGATCGAGCCGATCAACACGGACGACATGCCGGGCTATTTTCTCAATGATTATACCCAAGCCGCCGAAATTCTAGACAGGGTCGCGGCCCCCAACCTGCACATGCAATTCGATGCCTACCACGCCCATAAAATCACCGGTGATATGCTCACCACATGGCGCACGCACGCGCACCGCATCGCCCATATCCAAATCGCCTCCCCCAATGGCCGCCACGAACCAGACAGGAGCCCAGTCGACTATCCCAACTTTTTCAATACCTTGGATGACAGCGGATACGCGGACTTCGTCAGTGCTGAATACATCCCCCGTACCACCACGACCGAAGGCCTCGGCTGGATGATCTAA
- a CDS encoding FAD-binding protein encodes MTPESETALAEMITAANGPLRICGGGTRPIGAAMPGAALSTSALTGIELYEPGAMTLVVRAGTPVAEVDAALAEEGQRLAFEPMDHRAVLGTSGTPTIGGVVAGNVSGPRRIQTGACRDHCLGVRFVDGQGRILKNGGRVMKNVTGYDLVKLMAGSYGTLGVLTEVSLKVLPIARSTGTLIAEGLDDVIAVKALSAALGTPYDVTGAAHVAGGRTMVRLEGFEASVSYRAAKMVEVLAPFGAFALDLDAAALWEDIRDVRALSGGSGDVWRLSVKPSDAPGLVAALPGAEAVYDWGGGLVWLRVPSGMDLRASLGAFKGHATLMRAAPETKARLGVFQPQAAPLAAIEAGLRARFDPRGLFNPGLMAAAPMEAVS; translated from the coding sequence ATGACACCTGAGAGTGAGACCGCCCTGGCGGAGATGATCACGGCGGCAAATGGGCCGTTGCGCATATGCGGTGGCGGCACACGGCCCATCGGCGCGGCTATGCCCGGTGCGGCGCTGAGCACGTCCGCGCTGACGGGGATTGAGCTTTATGAGCCCGGCGCGATGACCCTCGTGGTGCGCGCGGGAACCCCTGTGGCCGAGGTGGACGCGGCGCTGGCCGAGGAGGGACAGCGGCTGGCGTTTGAGCCGATGGACCACCGTGCCGTGTTGGGCACGTCCGGCACGCCGACGATTGGCGGCGTGGTGGCGGGCAATGTCTCGGGGCCGCGGCGTATTCAAACGGGTGCGTGCCGCGATCATTGTCTGGGCGTGCGGTTTGTCGATGGGCAGGGGCGCATTTTGAAAAACGGTGGGCGGGTAATGAAGAACGTCACCGGCTATGATCTGGTGAAGCTGATGGCGGGCAGTTACGGCACGCTCGGGGTCTTGACCGAGGTGTCGCTCAAGGTGCTGCCGATTGCGCGTAGCACTGGCACGCTGATTGCCGAGGGGCTGGATGATGTGATCGCCGTCAAGGCGCTGAGTGCTGCCCTTGGCACGCCCTATGATGTGACGGGTGCGGCGCATGTCGCGGGTGGGCGCACGATGGTGCGTCTTGAGGGGTTTGAGGCGTCCGTGTCCTACCGTGCGGCAAAGATGGTTGAGGTTTTGGCGCCGTTTGGGGCGTTTGCGCTTGATCTGGACGCTGCCGCATTGTGGGAAGATATCCGCGATGTGCGTGCGCTGAGCGGTGGGTCGGGTGATGTCTGGCGTCTGTCGGTCAAGCCATCGGACGCGCCGGGGCTTGTGGCGGCGCTGCCGGGGGCAGAGGCGGTCTATGACTGGGGCGGTGGCCTTGTGTGGCTGCGCGTCCCCAGCGGCATGGATCTGCGCGCGAGCCTTGGGGCGTTCAAGGGCCACGCGACGCTTATGCGGGCCGCGCCCGAAACCAAAGCCCGCCTTGGTGTCTTTCAGCCACAGGCCGCACCCCTGGCCGCGATCGAGGCGGGGCTGCGCGCCCGTTTCGATCCGCGCGGTCTGTTCAATCCCGGCCTGATGGCGGCCGCCCCGATGGAGGCCGTAAGCTAG
- a CDS encoding DUF4159 domain-containing protein, producing the protein MTLGPIGFSAPWLLVALALLPILWILLRAVPPSPVRRRFPGVALMLGLKDEDSVTDRTPWWLLLLRMLAVAAVIVGLAGPVLNPRDASEARSTAPLLVVLDASWASARDWPAQRDLLDAMLAEAGRDGRAVALMRLTDPEPPVFQAAETWRSRLATASPAAWAPSEAQMEEAAAALGEEGFETRWLSDGLAREGRDDLLEALEARGPVTVFESAAPIFALTPARIEDGTLALTAQRAQPGSAREVTLLAHGLDPSGTPRVLSSATLTFPEGETRGEVALSLPAELRARITRFEIAGQSHAGAVTLSDDSLKRREVALIAGRDDREGLELLSPLHYLERALAPAADILDGALMDILPASPNVIVLADVGTLSGAEQAALLDWTNAGGTLLRFAGPRLAASDVSRSEEDALMPVRLRVGGRTVGGAMSWGAPKSLAPFAEDSPFAGLVIPADVVVNSQVMAQPDPTLADRVIAQLTDGTPLVTRKRIGQGQVVLFHITANAEWSTLPLSGLFVQMLERLAISSAASMPDAEDLIGTTWQPVQVLDGFGSLQDGDTLPGVAGEALAADALGPALQPGLYDGPERRIARNVLGADAVLEPVTWPARVPVTGLARPAEAPLGGWLLAAALLLLTADILASLALSGRLIPARAAALFAALMLVAPDAQAQTAAEQSQAALSSEVTLAHILTGDARLDDTARAGLLGLGQTLFFRTTVEPAPPVGVDLERDELAFYPLLYWPITPDQPTPSAEAYVRLNQYLRSGGMILFDTRDADIAAFGASSPNGAKLQRLAAPLDIPPLERVPQDHVLTRTFYLLQDFPGRHAGRPVWVESAPADAEQIEGMPFRNLNDGVSPVVIGGNDWGAAWAVDARGNPMFPVGRGFAGERQRELAYRFGVNLVMHVLTGNYKSDQVHVPALLDRLGQ; encoded by the coding sequence ATGACGCTTGGCCCCATCGGTTTTTCCGCACCATGGCTCTTGGTGGCGTTGGCGCTTTTGCCGATCTTGTGGATATTGCTGCGCGCGGTGCCGCCCTCGCCCGTGCGGCGGCGTTTTCCGGGTGTGGCGCTGATGCTGGGCCTCAAGGACGAGGATAGCGTGACGGATCGCACACCGTGGTGGCTGCTCCTATTGCGGATGCTGGCTGTGGCGGCGGTAATTGTGGGGCTTGCGGGGCCAGTGCTCAACCCACGTGACGCGAGCGAGGCGCGCAGCACCGCGCCGCTTCTTGTGGTGCTTGACGCAAGCTGGGCCAGCGCCCGTGATTGGCCCGCGCAGCGCGATCTTCTGGACGCGATGCTGGCCGAGGCCGGGCGTGATGGGCGGGCCGTGGCGCTGATGCGCCTCACCGATCCGGAGCCGCCTGTCTTTCAGGCCGCCGAGACATGGCGCAGCCGTCTGGCCACGGCGTCCCCTGCCGCATGGGCCCCGTCCGAGGCGCAGATGGAGGAGGCCGCCGCCGCGCTGGGCGAGGAGGGGTTCGAGACCCGCTGGCTCTCCGATGGGCTGGCCCGCGAGGGGCGCGATGATTTGCTGGAGGCTTTGGAGGCGCGCGGCCCGGTCACTGTGTTCGAGAGCGCGGCCCCGATCTTTGCGCTTACGCCCGCGCGCATTGAGGATGGCACCCTTGCCCTCACGGCGCAGCGCGCGCAGCCCGGCAGCGCGCGCGAGGTGACACTTCTGGCCCATGGGCTTGATCCGTCGGGCACGCCGCGTGTTCTCAGCAGTGCGACACTCACCTTCCCCGAGGGCGAGACGCGAGGCGAGGTGGCCCTGTCGCTGCCAGCTGAGCTGCGCGCGCGTATCACGCGGTTTGAGATTGCCGGTCAGAGCCATGCAGGTGCCGTGACCCTCTCGGATGATAGCCTCAAACGCCGCGAAGTGGCCCTGATCGCCGGGCGCGATGACCGCGAAGGCCTCGAACTACTCTCGCCGCTGCATTACCTTGAGCGGGCGCTGGCTCCCGCCGCCGATATACTGGATGGCGCGCTGATGGATATCCTACCGGCCAGCCCCAATGTCATCGTTCTGGCCGATGTGGGCACCCTGTCGGGCGCAGAGCAGGCCGCGCTTTTGGACTGGACGAACGCGGGGGGCACCTTGCTGCGCTTCGCAGGCCCGCGCCTTGCCGCGAGCGACGTGTCACGGTCCGAGGAGGATGCGCTGATGCCTGTGCGTCTGCGTGTGGGCGGGCGCACGGTGGGCGGCGCGATGAGCTGGGGTGCGCCCAAATCCCTCGCGCCCTTTGCCGAGGATAGCCCCTTTGCGGGTCTCGTCATCCCAGCCGATGTGGTGGTGAATTCGCAGGTCATGGCACAGCCTGACCCCACTCTTGCCGACCGCGTGATCGCACAGTTGACCGATGGCACGCCTTTGGTGACGCGCAAGCGGATTGGGCAGGGGCAGGTGGTGCTTTTCCACATCACGGCCAATGCTGAATGGTCCACGCTGCCGCTCTCGGGTCTCTTTGTGCAGATGTTGGAACGGCTGGCGATCTCCTCTGCTGCAAGCATGCCGGACGCCGAAGATCTGATCGGCACCACATGGCAACCCGTGCAGGTGCTTGATGGGTTTGGCAGCTTGCAGGACGGCGACACGCTGCCCGGCGTGGCGGGTGAGGCGCTTGCTGCGGACGCTCTGGGTCCTGCATTGCAGCCCGGTCTGTATGATGGCCCCGAAAGGCGCATTGCGCGCAACGTGCTCGGTGCGGATGCGGTGCTGGAGCCCGTGACATGGCCCGCGCGCGTCCCCGTGACAGGGCTTGCGCGGCCTGCCGAGGCCCCTTTGGGCGGCTGGCTTCTTGCGGCGGCGCTTTTGTTGCTGACGGCGGATATCCTTGCCTCGCTCGCCCTTTCGGGCCGCCTTATCCCGGCGCGCGCGGCAGCGCTTTTTGCGGCTCTGATGCTTGTCGCGCCCGATGCACAGGCCCAGACCGCAGCCGAGCAAAGTCAGGCGGCCCTCTCATCAGAGGTGACGCTGGCCCATATTCTCACCGGCGATGCTCGTCTGGACGACACCGCGCGCGCGGGCCTTTTGGGGCTCGGTCAGACGCTCTTTTTCCGCACAACGGTGGAGCCTGCCCCCCCAGTGGGCGTTGATCTGGAGCGGGACGAGCTGGCGTTTTATCCACTTCTTTACTGGCCGATTACACCCGATCAGCCGACGCCCTCGGCGGAGGCCTATGTGCGGCTCAACCAATATTTGCGCTCAGGCGGGATGATCCTCTTTGACACGCGTGACGCTGATATCGCCGCTTTTGGCGCGTCCTCGCCCAATGGGGCCAAGCTGCAACGCCTTGCCGCACCGCTCGACATTCCGCCGCTGGAGCGGGTGCCGCAGGACCATGTGCTCACGCGGACGTTCTACCTGCTTCAGGACTTTCCGGGCCGCCACGCAGGCCGCCCTGTCTGGGTGGAATCGGCCCCTGCGGATGCCGAACAGATCGAAGGCATGCCGTTTCGCAACCTCAATGATGGTGTCAGCCCGGTGGTGATTGGCGGCAATGACTGGGGCGCTGCCTGGGCCGTGGACGCGCGGGGCAATCCGATGTTTCCCGTCGGGCGCGGCTTTGCCGGAGAGCGGCAGCGCGAGCTGGCGTACCGCTTTGGCGTCAACCTTGTGATGCATGTGCTGACGGGCAATTACAAATCGGATCAGGTCCATGTGCCGGCCCTTCTCGACAGGTTGGGCCAATGA
- a CDS encoding DUF1285 domain-containing protein, with product MSGEKITTPSAENIAASAKAAGAKGLPPVHLWDPPFCGDLDMRIMRDGTWFYQGTPIGRPGLVRLFSTILRKDGAKYFLVTPVEKVGITVEDAPFVAIDFETAGSGAAQSLAFETNVGDTVRAGPDNPIRVVRDAETGEPSPYVMVRNDLEALIDRKSFYRLVEIGTHHDGWFGLWSGGSFFGIIPSDELPEA from the coding sequence ATGAGCGGAGAAAAGATCACGACACCGTCAGCAGAAAACATCGCAGCCTCCGCAAAAGCGGCCGGTGCCAAGGGGCTCCCGCCAGTGCACCTCTGGGACCCGCCCTTCTGCGGAGACCTTGATATGCGCATCATGCGCGATGGCACATGGTTCTACCAAGGCACGCCCATCGGGCGGCCTGGCCTCGTGCGGCTCTTCTCCACGATCCTGCGCAAGGACGGCGCTAAATATTTTCTCGTCACCCCGGTGGAGAAGGTCGGCATCACGGTCGAGGACGCACCTTTCGTCGCCATCGACTTCGAGACGGCGGGCAGCGGTGCGGCCCAATCGCTGGCATTCGAGACCAATGTGGGCGACACGGTGCGCGCGGGGCCGGACAACCCGATCCGCGTGGTGCGCGACGCCGAGACGGGCGAGCCCTCCCCCTATGTGATGGTTCGCAACGATCTTGAGGCATTGATCGACCGCAAGAGCTTCTACCGACTGGTCGAAATCGGCACGCATCACGATGGCTGGTTTGGCCTCTGGTCGGGCGGCAGTTTCTTCGGCATCATCCCCTCGGATGAGCTTCCAGAGGCCTGA
- a CDS encoding DUF58 domain-containing protein — translation MAEAEAARFPALLARADQLAGTVLLGEHGRRRAGMGDDFWQYRPVQQGDALRMIDWRRSARSDVQYVREREWQIAQSVMLWVDGAASMRFASEPGLPEKSDRARLLALAASILLLRGGERVGLTGGALPPRRGRAQVERLAALFSQDASEDYGAPEARGMLPHSRAMFVSDFLGDFEPVRAALTKAADRGVRGVLLQVLDPAEESFPFRGRAIFESVGGTLAHETLKASDLRDKYLERLAARKAELSQICATTGWQLHTHRTNASAQSALLWLHGAISGGRVT, via the coding sequence ATGGCTGAGGCTGAGGCGGCTCGGTTTCCCGCACTTCTGGCACGGGCGGATCAGCTTGCGGGCACCGTTTTGCTGGGCGAACACGGTCGGCGGCGGGCGGGCATGGGCGATGACTTCTGGCAATACCGCCCTGTGCAACAGGGCGACGCGCTGCGCATGATTGACTGGCGCCGGTCCGCGCGCAGTGACGTGCAATATGTGCGCGAGCGTGAATGGCAGATCGCGCAGAGCGTCATGCTCTGGGTGGATGGTGCGGCCTCCATGCGATTTGCGTCTGAGCCCGGCCTGCCCGAGAAGTCAGACCGCGCGCGGCTTTTGGCGTTGGCCGCGTCCATCTTGCTTTTGCGCGGGGGCGAGCGTGTGGGCCTCACGGGTGGGGCGTTGCCACCGCGCCGGGGCCGCGCGCAGGTGGAGCGTTTGGCCGCGCTGTTTTCCCAAGACGCAAGCGAGGATTACGGCGCGCCCGAAGCGCGTGGAATGCTGCCCCATAGCCGCGCGATGTTCGTGTCGGATTTTCTGGGCGATTTCGAGCCGGTCCGCGCGGCCCTCACCAAGGCCGCAGATCGTGGCGTGCGCGGTGTTCTGTTGCAAGTGCTTGATCCGGCGGAGGAGTCGTTTCCCTTCCGGGGTCGCGCGATTTTCGAATCCGTGGGTGGCACGCTGGCCCATGAAACGCTCAAGGCGTCAGACCTGCGCGACAAATATCTGGAGCGGCTTGCTGCCCGCAAGGCCGAGCTTTCGCAGATTTGCGCTACCACCGGCTGGCAACTGCACACACACCGCACCAATGCGTCGGCCCAATCGGCGCTTTTGTGGCTTCATGGGGCCATAAGCGGCGGGCGCGTCACATGA
- a CDS encoding AAA family ATPase, with protein MTDDANLVAEIETLEAKLAEARASITRRFIGQERVVDLALSALLCGGHAVLVGLPGLGKTRLVETLSTVMGLQGNRVQFTPDLMPADILGSEVLETGADGSRAFKFIPGPIFCQLLMADEINRASPRTQSALLQAMQERQVTVAGQDRSLGAPFHVLATQNPIEQEGTYPLPEAQLDRFLVQIDVPYPDRATERDILLATTGAAEDEAHAVFTADGLIAAQSLLRRMPVGDGVMDMILDLVRAFRPDDVSASDKVRESVAWGPGPRAAQALMLTVRARALLQGRLAPNAEDVAVMAQPVLIHRMALNFSARARGDSLEGLITETAEAMMQPRAAA; from the coding sequence ATGACCGATGACGCCAATCTGGTGGCCGAGATCGAGACGCTGGAGGCCAAGCTGGCCGAGGCGCGCGCGTCGATCACCCGCCGGTTCATCGGGCAAGAGCGGGTCGTGGATCTCGCGCTTTCGGCTCTTTTGTGCGGGGGGCATGCGGTTCTTGTGGGTCTTCCGGGGCTGGGCAAGACGCGGCTGGTGGAGACGCTCTCGACCGTCATGGGGCTTCAGGGCAACCGGGTGCAGTTCACCCCTGATTTGATGCCTGCCGATATTTTGGGCAGCGAAGTTCTGGAGACCGGCGCGGATGGCAGTCGCGCGTTCAAATTCATTCCCGGCCCGATCTTTTGCCAGCTTCTGATGGCGGATGAGATCAACCGCGCGAGCCCCCGGACCCAATCGGCCCTTTTGCAGGCGATGCAGGAGCGGCAGGTGACCGTGGCCGGGCAGGATCGCAGCCTTGGCGCGCCGTTTCATGTGCTGGCCACGCAGAACCCGATTGAGCAGGAGGGGACGTATCCTTTGCCCGAAGCGCAGCTTGACCGGTTTTTGGTACAGATCGATGTGCCATACCCAGACCGTGCGACGGAGCGTGATATTCTCTTGGCCACTACGGGCGCGGCAGAGGATGAGGCGCATGCGGTCTTTACCGCAGACGGGCTCATTGCGGCGCAATCTCTCTTGCGTCGGATGCCTGTGGGGGATGGTGTGATGGATATGATCCTTGATCTCGTGCGGGCCTTTCGGCCTGATGATGTGTCGGCCAGCGACAAGGTCCGTGAGAGCGTGGCTTGGGGTCCCGGCCCGCGCGCGGCACAGGCGCTTATGTTGACTGTGCGGGCGCGCGCGCTTTTGCAGGGGCGGCTGGCCCCCAACGCCGAGGATGTGGCGGTGATGGCGCAACCGGTTCTTATTCACCGGATGGCGCTTAACTTCTCGGCGCGCGCGCGGGGTGACAGCCTTGAGGGTCTGATCACTGAGACCGCTGAGGCCATGATGCAGCCACGGGCCGCCGCGTGA
- a CDS encoding DUF599 domain-containing protein: MDLLSRLALFTPLDFAALALLVGLWVISGYLIENPGKSWPSVSHLMANYRRAWMVHMVTRDPRIFDAQILSTLRQSTSFFASATMIALGAGLALLGNTEQLISLADDLAIPQDPEIVWEIKILVILAFLGNAFFKFVWSNRLFGYCAVIMAAVPNDADSPLALARAAKAGEINITAARSFNRGLRAIYFALAAGAWLVGAEALIGATLLVCLILVRREFASQSRKVLLGPEPDEAP, from the coding sequence ATGGATTTACTCAGCCGCCTGGCCCTCTTCACCCCGCTCGATTTCGCCGCTCTGGCCCTCTTGGTCGGCCTCTGGGTTATTTCCGGCTATCTCATTGAGAACCCAGGTAAATCATGGCCTTCAGTCTCGCATCTCATGGCCAATTACCGGCGCGCGTGGATGGTGCACATGGTCACCCGCGATCCGCGTATCTTTGACGCGCAAATCCTCAGCACCCTGCGGCAGAGTACATCATTTTTCGCCTCGGCCACGATGATTGCCCTAGGGGCCGGTCTCGCGCTGTTGGGCAATACCGAGCAATTGATCAGCCTTGCCGACGATTTGGCCATCCCCCAAGACCCTGAGATCGTTTGGGAAATCAAGATCCTCGTGATCCTCGCCTTTCTCGGCAATGCGTTTTTCAAATTCGTCTGGTCGAATCGCCTCTTTGGATATTGCGCCGTGATAATGGCCGCCGTGCCCAATGATGCGGACAGCCCTCTGGCATTGGCGCGCGCCGCCAAGGCAGGAGAGATCAACATCACCGCCGCGCGCAGCTTCAACCGCGGCCTGCGTGCGATCTATTTCGCGCTGGCGGCCGGGGCGTGGCTGGTGGGGGCGGAGGCGTTGATCGGGGCGACGCTCCTGGTCTGTCTTATCCTCGTGCGGCGCGAGTTTGCCTCACAATCGCGCAAAGTGCTGCTTGGACCCGAGCCTGACGAGGCTCCATGA
- a CDS encoding FAD-linked oxidase C-terminal domain-containing protein, translated as MQMPTPDAGILARKAEIVAALQAVLPANAVISDEAQTRAYECDALTAYRCPPLAVVLPESTEEVAATLKVCHQMSVPVVPRGSGTSLAGGALPTGDCVILGVARLNDVLETDYDNRFIRVQSGRTNLSVTGAVEENGFFYAPDPSSQLACAIAGNIAMNSGGAHCLKYGVTTNNLMGVTMVMMDGTVTEIGGAHLDAGGLDLLGVICGSEGQLGVVTEATLRILAKPEGARPVLIGYDSNEVAGACVSDIIKAGVLPVAIEFMDRPCIRATEAFAHAGYPDCEALLIVEVEGSDAEIDEQLEIILEIAERHNPVELRQSTSAEESAKIWLGRKSAFGAMGQIADYMCLDGTIPVSQLPLVLRRIGEMSEKFGLKVGNVFHAGDGNMHPLILYDANKPGDLELCEEFGAEILKLCVEVGGCLTGEHGVGIEKRDLMDHQYAAHDLDIQMAVKDVFDPEWLLNPAKVFPLGRSEARRIAAE; from the coding sequence ATGCAGATGCCAACACCTGATGCCGGAATTCTGGCGCGCAAGGCCGAGATCGTGGCGGCGCTTCAGGCCGTTTTGCCCGCGAATGCTGTGATCTCGGACGAGGCGCAGACGCGGGCCTATGAGTGTGACGCGCTCACCGCCTATCGCTGCCCGCCGCTCGCCGTGGTCCTGCCCGAGAGCACCGAGGAAGTCGCCGCCACGCTCAAGGTCTGCCACCAAATGAGTGTGCCGGTCGTGCCGCGCGGCTCGGGCACATCGCTTGCGGGCGGGGCCTTGCCGACGGGTGATTGCGTGATCCTCGGGGTGGCGCGGCTCAACGATGTGTTGGAGACGGATTACGACAACCGCTTCATTCGCGTGCAGTCGGGCCGGACCAATCTCAGCGTCACTGGCGCCGTGGAAGAGAACGGATTTTTCTATGCGCCCGATCCCAGCAGCCAGCTTGCCTGCGCCATCGCGGGCAATATCGCGATGAATTCGGGCGGGGCGCATTGTCTGAAATACGGCGTGACGACGAATAATCTGATGGGCGTCACGATGGTCATGATGGACGGCACCGTGACGGAGATCGGCGGTGCGCATCTCGATGCAGGCGGGCTGGACCTGCTCGGCGTGATCTGCGGCTCGGAGGGGCAGTTGGGCGTGGTGACGGAAGCCACGTTGCGTATCCTCGCCAAGCCCGAAGGCGCGCGGCCCGTGCTGATCGGCTATGACAGCAACGAGGTGGCGGGGGCCTGCGTGTCGGACATCATCAAGGCGGGTGTTCTGCCCGTCGCGATCGAGTTCATGGACCGCCCGTGCATCCGCGCGACCGAGGCGTTTGCCCATGCGGGCTATCCCGATTGCGAGGCGCTTTTGATCGTCGAGGTTGAGGGCAGCGACGCCGAGATTGATGAGCAGCTGGAGATCATTCTGGAGATTGCCGAGCGCCATAACCCGGTTGAGCTGCGCCAGAGCACCTCCGCCGAGGAGAGCGCGAAAATCTGGCTTGGCCGCAAATCCGCCTTTGGCGCGATGGGCCAGATCGCGGATTACATGTGTCTCGACGGCACGATCCCGGTCAGTCAGCTTCCCTTGGTGCTGCGCCGTATCGGGGAGATGAGCGAGAAATTTGGTCTCAAAGTGGGCAACGTGTTCCATGCGGGCGACGGGAATATGCACCCGCTGATCCTTTATGATGCGAACAAGCCCGGTGATCTGGAGCTTTGCGAGGAATTTGGTGCGGAAATCCTGAAGCTCTGCGTTGAGGTGGGCGGTTGTCTGACCGGGGAGCATGGCGTGGGCATCGAGAAACGCGATCTGATGGATCATCAATATGCGGCCCATGATCTGGATATTCAGATGGCTGTGAAGGATGTGTTTGATCCCGAATGGCTTTTGAACCCGGCCAAAGTATTCCCCTTGGGGCGCAGCGAAGCACGCCGGATTGCGGCGGAGTGA